The proteins below come from a single Pyramidobacter porci genomic window:
- a CDS encoding tRNA-specific 2-thiouridylase → MSEKILVGVSGGVDSTVSALRLRDLGYDVTAAHLILKDGEDPTDRLRLECLAQHVPVHRLDCREQFDDRVVRPFLDAYRKGLTPNPCVICNAALKFRALFELADRLGIEKVASGHYARVLKRGDRWAIARTTSPKDQTYMLCRLPYEWLPRLCFPLSEERDKTGVKDELASRVGERLAQGDSQGICFLEGGSLERFLEDHIALEERHIGRMVDHDGKDLGPHKGLIFYTEGQRRGLGLSRGPWFVERRDFTGNRLLLSHGAEAAVGTIYFENARWQQEVRAGQDCLVQFCYRARPVPGRLADCRDGCGTVKLQKTAGSVSIGQALALYDVTERVLLGGGFIKYME, encoded by the coding sequence ATGAGCGAAAAAATTCTTGTCGGAGTCAGCGGCGGCGTTGACAGCACTGTGTCCGCACTGCGGCTCAGAGACCTCGGCTACGACGTGACGGCGGCGCATTTGATTTTGAAAGACGGCGAGGATCCGACCGACCGCCTGCGGCTGGAATGCTTGGCGCAGCATGTGCCAGTGCATCGCCTGGATTGTCGGGAGCAATTTGACGACCGCGTCGTCCGTCCCTTCCTCGACGCTTACAGAAAAGGTCTTACGCCCAATCCCTGCGTGATCTGCAACGCCGCCCTGAAGTTCAGGGCGTTGTTCGAGCTGGCCGACCGGCTGGGCATCGAGAAGGTCGCCTCGGGGCATTACGCGCGCGTTCTCAAGCGCGGGGACCGTTGGGCTATCGCCCGGACGACCTCGCCGAAAGATCAGACGTACATGCTGTGCCGGTTGCCGTACGAATGGCTGCCGCGGCTCTGTTTCCCGCTTTCGGAAGAGCGGGATAAAACAGGCGTGAAAGACGAGCTCGCGTCCAGAGTGGGCGAACGGCTGGCGCAGGGCGACAGCCAGGGCATCTGTTTTCTTGAAGGCGGCTCGCTGGAACGTTTTCTCGAAGATCACATTGCGCTGGAAGAACGCCACATCGGCCGCATGGTCGATCATGACGGCAAAGATTTAGGCCCGCACAAAGGCCTGATCTTCTATACCGAAGGACAGCGCCGCGGACTGGGGCTGTCGCGCGGCCCGTGGTTCGTGGAGCGGCGGGATTTTACGGGCAATCGCCTGCTGCTGTCGCACGGAGCGGAAGCCGCGGTCGGGACGATTTATTTTGAAAACGCCCGCTGGCAGCAGGAAGTCCGCGCCGGGCAGGACTGTCTCGTTCAGTTCTGCTATCGCGCCCGGCCGGTTCCCGGCCGGCTGGCGGACTGTCGTGACGGCTGCGGGACGGTCAAACTGCAAAAAACCGCCGGGAGCGTTTCGATCGGACAGGCGCTTGCTCTTTATGACGTCACGGAGCGCGTTCTCCTCGGCGGCGGATTTATCAAATACATGGAATGA
- a CDS encoding Lon protease family protein, with translation MKIRARKLTAAQARRKTDPKVLRCSSSAELEGLTRFIGQERAVKSIDFGLAVKSTGYNVFIVGPQGSGRTSYALKSVREKAARMPAPHDWIYVNNFDEPAAPLAIDLPAGQAKKAEEDFTKLIEELKSVISGAFEKSSYEDAKAQEISSFQDQISKMMNHVREEAEKDGFLVKRTPQGFVNIPLKTVKNGKGKKEFKELQTDEFEALPRKEQKRLKSVSDALTSKTLEVLRQIREKERALKAKLSDMEAEICRTAISPYLDEIREKYGQTEKFAQWIDSLERQIVANYALFIAAARDESGEVDFTPYKINVFVGNDPKGGAPAVWETNPTFYNIAGKMEYESRQGYYYTDFTRIVSGALHRANGGYLVLDAEELLRNFMSYDLLKRVLRSGLLTVENLSDQYSVMPITTPRPEAIPIKTKVILVGSYCIYYLLREYDPDFPKFFKTVAEFDYEMPRTPENEWDMARFVKTTAEQDGCLPFNKKALAELIEWASRLADDQNKLSTQFNRLKEYVVESSAWALSEGAKAVDRKHVLRAIQEKRYRSSQTEEKIRAAFAEDIIRIDTDGAVVGQINGLAVVSFAEVSFGHPSRITANTFMGQEGVINIEREILMAGPIHNKGLLTLSSYLGRVYAQDMPLTLSARLSFEQNYGGIDGDSASSTELYCLLSSLADVPIAQNIAVTGSVDQFGNIQPIGGVNEKIEGFFSYCLARGLTGSQGVLIPWQNERHLMLNHDVVEAVRRKQFHIWSVKTIDEGIELLTGCPAGKRRADGTYPEDSVHGRAMAKLKRWIEKSAALSRGQKGNAPAAASRERKQ, from the coding sequence ATGAAAATACGGGCCCGAAAATTAACGGCGGCGCAGGCGCGAAGAAAGACGGATCCCAAGGTGCTGCGCTGTTCTTCTTCTGCTGAGCTGGAGGGATTGACTCGTTTCATCGGGCAGGAACGGGCTGTCAAATCGATCGATTTCGGCCTTGCCGTCAAGAGCACCGGCTACAACGTCTTTATCGTCGGGCCGCAGGGCAGCGGGCGCACGAGCTACGCGCTGAAAAGCGTGCGCGAAAAAGCGGCTCGCATGCCGGCGCCTCACGACTGGATCTACGTCAACAATTTCGACGAGCCCGCGGCGCCTCTGGCCATCGACCTGCCGGCCGGGCAGGCGAAAAAAGCCGAGGAAGACTTCACCAAGCTGATTGAAGAGCTGAAGTCCGTGATCAGCGGCGCCTTCGAGAAAAGCAGCTACGAAGACGCCAAGGCGCAGGAAATCAGCTCGTTTCAGGATCAGATCTCAAAGATGATGAATCACGTCCGCGAAGAGGCCGAAAAGGACGGTTTCCTCGTCAAGCGCACGCCGCAGGGTTTTGTCAACATTCCTCTCAAAACCGTCAAGAACGGCAAAGGCAAAAAGGAGTTCAAGGAACTTCAGACCGACGAATTCGAAGCGTTGCCGCGGAAGGAGCAAAAGCGCCTCAAGAGCGTCTCCGACGCCTTGACCTCGAAAACTCTTGAGGTCCTGCGGCAGATCCGGGAGAAGGAACGCGCGCTCAAGGCCAAGCTTTCGGATATGGAAGCCGAGATCTGCCGCACAGCGATCAGCCCTTACCTGGACGAGATCCGGGAAAAATACGGCCAGACGGAGAAATTCGCTCAGTGGATCGATTCGCTGGAACGCCAGATCGTCGCCAATTACGCCCTGTTCATTGCCGCCGCCCGCGACGAGAGCGGCGAAGTGGATTTCACGCCGTACAAGATCAACGTCTTCGTCGGCAACGATCCCAAGGGCGGCGCGCCGGCCGTGTGGGAGACCAACCCGACTTTTTACAACATTGCCGGCAAGATGGAATACGAGAGCCGTCAGGGATATTATTATACCGACTTCACGAGGATCGTGAGCGGTGCGCTGCATCGGGCCAACGGCGGCTATCTGGTCCTCGACGCGGAAGAGCTGCTGCGCAATTTCATGTCCTACGATCTGTTGAAGCGCGTGCTGCGCTCCGGCCTGCTCACGGTCGAGAACCTCAGCGACCAGTACAGCGTCATGCCGATCACGACGCCGCGCCCGGAAGCGATCCCCATCAAAACCAAAGTGATCCTCGTCGGCAGCTACTGCATTTATTATCTGCTGCGCGAGTACGACCCCGACTTTCCCAAATTCTTCAAGACCGTCGCGGAGTTCGACTACGAAATGCCGCGCACGCCGGAAAACGAGTGGGATATGGCGCGCTTCGTCAAAACGACGGCCGAACAGGACGGCTGCCTGCCGTTCAACAAAAAAGCGCTGGCCGAACTGATCGAATGGGCTTCGCGCCTCGCCGACGATCAGAACAAACTCTCGACTCAGTTCAACAGGCTGAAAGAATACGTCGTCGAATCGTCCGCATGGGCCCTGTCCGAAGGCGCCAAAGCGGTGGACCGCAAGCACGTGCTGCGGGCGATCCAGGAGAAGCGCTACCGCTCGAGCCAGACGGAAGAAAAGATCCGCGCCGCCTTCGCCGAAGATATCATCCGCATCGACACGGACGGCGCCGTCGTTGGGCAGATCAACGGGCTGGCCGTCGTCAGCTTTGCCGAAGTCTCCTTCGGGCACCCTTCGCGCATCACGGCCAACACGTTCATGGGGCAGGAGGGCGTCATCAACATCGAACGCGAGATTTTAATGGCAGGGCCTATTCACAACAAAGGTCTGCTGACTTTGAGCAGCTACCTCGGGCGCGTTTACGCCCAGGACATGCCGCTGACGCTTTCCGCCCGTCTCTCGTTCGAGCAGAATTACGGCGGCATCGACGGCGACAGCGCCTCGTCCACCGAGCTGTACTGCCTGCTTTCCTCGCTGGCCGACGTGCCGATCGCGCAGAACATCGCCGTGACCGGATCGGTCGATCAGTTCGGCAACATCCAGCCGATCGGCGGCGTCAACGAGAAGATCGAGGGCTTTTTCAGCTATTGCCTTGCGCGCGGTCTGACCGGCTCGCAGGGCGTGCTGATCCCCTGGCAGAACGAGCGGCATCTGATGCTGAACCACGACGTGGTCGAAGCGGTCCGCCGCAAACAGTTCCACATCTGGTCCGTGAAGACGATCGACGAAGGCATCGAGCTCCTGACCGGCTGCCCGGCCGGAAAGCGCCGAGCCGACGGAACGTATCCCGAGGATTCGGTCCATGGCCGGGCGATGGCGAAGCTGAAACGCTGGATCGAAAAAAGCGCCGCCCTGAGCAGGGGCCAAAAGGGGAACGCGCCTGCCGCCGCATCGCGGGAGCGAAAACAATGA
- a CDS encoding YerC/YecD family TrpR-related protein yields the protein MEKWKDELTEQLASAFLSLNTVEEVYNFLEDVATIGEIKALSQRLEVARLLRQNHTYPQIAQLTGASTATISRVRKFLDYGADGYGMVLSRLEENGKKRHEKK from the coding sequence ATGGAAAAATGGAAGGACGAACTGACAGAGCAGCTTGCCTCTGCGTTTCTTTCTTTGAACACGGTGGAAGAAGTTTATAATTTTCTCGAAGATGTGGCGACTATCGGCGAGATCAAGGCGCTTTCTCAACGATTGGAAGTAGCGCGCTTGCTGCGCCAGAATCACACCTATCCGCAGATAGCGCAGCTGACCGGCGCCAGCACGGCGACGATCAGCCGCGTACGCAAATTTCTCGACTATGGCGCCGACGGTTATGGGATGGTGTTGAGCAGGCTCGAAGAGAACGGGAAAAAACGTCACGAAAAAAAATGA
- a CDS encoding endonuclease III domain-containing protein, whose protein sequence is MSRVDIGKKVAPGRIEAPSITAVLEILEQLWKQGTDSAKIVYEEPLDGLIETVLSQNTNDRNRDMAFERLKSWYGSWERVVALPQDRIAEAIKPAGICNNKAATILRVLKTVKERFGEYSLKRLKSGTPAAAWDFMTHIQGVGPKTAACVLAFDLGFPAFPVDTHVARISKRLGWADSKETPAEIQARLERLVPDEMKCAGHLNVIQHGKNICKARAPKCGECPLRGICPSSEA, encoded by the coding sequence ATGAGCCGGGTCGACATCGGCAAAAAGGTCGCGCCCGGACGGATCGAAGCGCCGTCGATCACGGCCGTGCTGGAGATCCTGGAGCAACTCTGGAAACAGGGGACGGACTCGGCCAAAATCGTCTATGAAGAACCGCTCGACGGGCTGATCGAGACGGTGCTGTCGCAAAACACCAACGACCGCAACCGCGACATGGCTTTCGAGCGCCTGAAATCCTGGTACGGCAGCTGGGAGCGCGTCGTCGCGCTGCCGCAGGATCGGATCGCCGAGGCGATCAAGCCGGCGGGAATCTGCAACAACAAGGCGGCGACGATCCTGCGCGTGCTGAAAACCGTGAAAGAACGCTTCGGCGAGTATTCGCTCAAGCGCCTGAAAAGCGGTACGCCTGCCGCGGCTTGGGATTTTATGACGCACATCCAAGGCGTCGGCCCGAAAACGGCCGCCTGCGTGCTCGCTTTCGATCTTGGCTTTCCGGCCTTTCCCGTGGACACTCATGTGGCGCGTATCTCGAAACGGCTCGGCTGGGCCGACTCCAAAGAAACGCCCGCGGAGATTCAGGCCCGCCTCGAACGGCTCGTTCCCGACGAGATGAAGTGCGCCGGGCACCTGAACGTGATCCAGCATGGAAAAAACATCTGCAAGGCTCGAGCGCCGAAGTGCGGCGAGTGTCCCCTCAGGGGCATCTGTCCTTCCAGCGAAGCCTGA
- a CDS encoding FmdE family protein, with translation MASLKIPPELTPVVAFHGHLCPGLLIGWRASRMAMKLLGLSRDVDEEIVAVVENDACGVDAIQAVLGCTFGKGNFIFRDYGKHAFTVFRHSDGRGVRLVYRSPENELSRDEHTRRLLTEPDEALFDVKTPEEAIPQKARIHDSENCSVCGEKVMVTRLETRADGRKVCVPCAAKLRRMAQ, from the coding sequence ATGGCATCGTTGAAAATTCCACCGGAATTAACGCCCGTCGTCGCTTTTCACGGGCATCTGTGTCCCGGTCTGTTGATCGGCTGGCGCGCTTCTCGAATGGCAATGAAGCTGCTGGGCCTGTCCCGCGACGTGGATGAAGAGATTGTGGCGGTTGTGGAAAATGACGCCTGCGGCGTGGATGCGATCCAAGCGGTTCTTGGCTGCACTTTTGGAAAAGGAAATTTCATTTTCCGCGATTACGGCAAGCATGCTTTCACCGTTTTCCGCCATTCTGACGGACGCGGCGTGAGGCTCGTTTATCGCTCTCCCGAAAACGAACTTTCTCGGGATGAACATACGCGCCGTCTTTTGACGGAACCGGATGAAGCTTTGTTCGACGTGAAGACGCCCGAAGAGGCGATCCCGCAGAAAGCGCGCATTCATGACTCGGAAAACTGTTCCGTCTGCGGCGAGAAAGTCATGGTCACCCGCCTCGAGACGCGCGCGGACGGGCGAAAAGTCTGCGTGCCGTGCGCGGCGAAGCTTCGGAGGATGGCGCAATGA
- a CDS encoding iron ABC transporter substrate-binding protein — protein sequence MKIRTKYLAFLAALILCASAACGAEMTVTDCLGRSVTVPAAPKRIIGSGSGALRLLTYLQATDRVVAVDSIEKRDDPPQSKASRPYALARPEFAGLPLFGEFRGKDNPELIAGLSPQPQVIFKVSPLSGPHPDQLTAKTGIPVIGLEYGNLSDEKEQFYATLRLMGKVLDKEQRAEEVVAFFEKHLAELRRRTAGVPEEERKSCYIGGVSMRGTHGFTSTETGYPPFLYTGAKNVASDGSGRSETVNVAKEKILQWDPQVVFLDVNTLRAKGEASGFRQLSSDPVYAELSAVENGEIWSVLPYNSYTINYGSVLVNSYFVGKILYPSRFADVDIASVADEIYSFLVGKPLYAQISEALSGKIFCRLNLEGK from the coding sequence ATGAAAATTCGAACGAAATATCTTGCGTTCCTTGCGGCGCTCATACTGTGCGCCTCTGCGGCCTGCGGCGCGGAAATGACGGTGACCGACTGCCTCGGACGTTCCGTAACCGTGCCCGCCGCGCCGAAACGGATCATTGGCTCCGGCTCCGGCGCCTTGAGGTTGCTGACCTACCTTCAGGCCACCGATCGCGTGGTCGCGGTGGATTCCATCGAAAAGCGCGACGATCCGCCGCAGAGCAAGGCATCGCGTCCTTATGCCTTGGCTCGTCCTGAGTTTGCCGGTCTGCCTCTTTTCGGCGAGTTTCGCGGCAAAGACAATCCGGAACTGATCGCCGGACTTTCTCCGCAGCCGCAGGTGATTTTCAAAGTGTCGCCTCTTTCCGGCCCTCATCCCGACCAGCTGACGGCCAAAACGGGGATTCCCGTGATCGGCCTGGAATACGGAAATCTGAGCGACGAAAAGGAACAGTTCTACGCGACGCTGCGGCTGATGGGAAAAGTTCTTGACAAGGAACAGAGGGCGGAAGAAGTGGTGGCTTTCTTCGAAAAGCACTTGGCGGAACTGCGCCGGAGGACTGCCGGCGTTCCCGAAGAAGAACGCAAAAGCTGCTATATCGGCGGCGTATCCATGCGCGGCACTCATGGGTTCACCTCGACGGAGACGGGATATCCGCCGTTCCTCTACACCGGCGCGAAAAACGTGGCCTCCGACGGTTCCGGCAGATCGGAAACGGTCAACGTCGCCAAGGAAAAGATCTTGCAGTGGGATCCCCAAGTCGTCTTTCTGGATGTCAACACGCTCCGGGCGAAAGGGGAGGCCAGCGGCTTCCGGCAGCTCAGTTCCGATCCTGTCTACGCCGAACTGTCGGCCGTCGAAAACGGCGAAATCTGGAGCGTGCTTCCCTACAACTCGTACACGATCAATTACGGCTCCGTGTTGGTGAACAGTTACTTCGTAGGAAAGATTCTCTACCCGTCCCGCTTTGCCGACGTCGACATCGCTTCCGTCGCCGACGAGATCTATTCTTTTTTGGTCGGGAAACCTCTCTACGCTCAAATCAGCGAGGCCCTTTCCGGCAAAATTTTCTGCCGCCTGAACCTTGAAGGGAAATAA
- a CDS encoding replication-associated recombination protein A — MEELSLFESGQTQPLAARLRPQNLDEFVGQTHLLGPDKILRRLIVNDTISSMIFWGPPGVGKTTLARIIANQTKAEFINFSAVTSGIKEIRTVMQQAESNRTFGGKTIVFVDEIHRFNKAQQDAFLPFVEKGSIILIGATTENPSFEVNGALLSRCKVFVLQALATEELVALLQRALADPRGFGGQNVRIAPGLLEAIANFANGDARSALSTLEMVVLNGNRAGGEIVVTPEVLEQCISKKSLLYDKKGEEHYNLISALHKSMRNSDPDAAVYWLARMLEAGEDPLYVARRIVRFASEDVGLADPRALELAVAAYQACHFIGMPECSVHLTQAAVYLSLAPKSNALYRAYESARRDAISQLAEPVPLAIRNAPTRLMKELDYGKGYQYAHDAAEKLTGMQCLPDSLLGKIYYEPTEQGLEAKYKARLEFIKDWKAKHGS, encoded by the coding sequence ATGGAAGAGCTCAGCTTGTTTGAAAGCGGGCAAACGCAGCCTCTTGCCGCCCGGCTGCGGCCGCAGAACCTGGACGAGTTCGTCGGGCAGACCCATCTGCTGGGGCCGGATAAAATCCTGCGCCGCCTGATCGTCAACGACACGATTTCCTCGATGATCTTCTGGGGGCCGCCGGGCGTCGGCAAAACCACGCTGGCCCGTATCATCGCCAACCAGACCAAGGCGGAGTTCATCAACTTTTCGGCGGTGACCAGCGGCATCAAAGAGATCCGCACGGTCATGCAGCAGGCCGAGAGCAACCGCACCTTCGGCGGCAAAACCATCGTCTTCGTCGACGAGATCCACCGCTTCAACAAAGCCCAGCAGGACGCCTTTCTGCCGTTCGTCGAGAAAGGGAGCATCATCCTTATCGGCGCGACCACGGAAAATCCTTCCTTCGAAGTGAACGGCGCGCTTTTGTCTCGCTGCAAGGTGTTCGTGCTGCAGGCGCTCGCAACGGAGGAACTGGTTGCGCTGCTGCAGCGGGCGCTCGCCGATCCGCGCGGCTTCGGCGGACAAAACGTCCGCATCGCGCCCGGGCTGCTGGAAGCGATCGCCAACTTCGCCAACGGCGACGCCCGTTCGGCCCTCTCGACGCTGGAAATGGTCGTGCTGAACGGCAATCGTGCCGGCGGCGAGATCGTCGTCACGCCGGAAGTGCTGGAACAGTGCATCTCCAAGAAATCGCTGCTTTACGACAAGAAAGGCGAGGAACATTACAACCTCATCTCGGCGCTGCACAAATCGATGCGCAACTCGGACCCTGACGCCGCGGTTTACTGGCTGGCGCGGATGCTCGAGGCTGGCGAGGATCCGCTCTACGTGGCGCGTCGGATCGTGCGCTTTGCCAGCGAGGACGTTGGTCTGGCCGATCCGAGAGCGCTGGAACTGGCGGTGGCGGCCTATCAGGCCTGCCATTTCATCGGCATGCCCGAGTGTTCCGTCCACCTGACGCAGGCGGCCGTTTACCTCTCGCTGGCGCCCAAGTCGAACGCCCTTTACCGCGCCTATGAGTCGGCCCGGCGCGACGCGATCTCTCAATTGGCCGAGCCCGTCCCGCTCGCGATCCGCAACGCTCCGACCAGACTGATGAAAGAACTGGACTATGGCAAAGGCTACCAGTACGCGCACGACGCCGCGGAAAAACTGACGGGCATGCAGTGCCTGCCGGATTCGCTGCTGGGAAAGATCTACTACGAACCGACGGAGCAGGGGCTTGAAGCGAAATACAAGGCGCGCCTCGAGTTCATCAAAGACTGGAAAGCCAAGCACGGCAGTTGA
- a CDS encoding FecCD family ABC transporter permease: MLRQECLPSLEYKAYVGRKKLFLLGLGGLCLLLGLLSVAWGAVRIPISDVLEVLFGRGGGRAKVIVMNIRLPQTLAAMLAGGGLSLAGLVMQAVLRNPLGSPFTLGISNAAAFGAAFSIIVLGSGTMQSSAADAVTIMNHWLATGAAFAAALACMGIVLFIVSVTGGAGEVMVLAGVALSSLFTAGTMFLQYFADDAQLAATVFWTFGDVSRASWREIPMMSALLALSSALFFYRRFDLNALCCGDETALSLGVSASWIRLEAMVAASLLSAVMVAFLGVIGFVGLVCPHMLRRFLGTDHRFLIPGSVLLGAILLTGADMGARLLLAPRLLPVSVFTAFMGAPVFVALLMKRRSRK, translated from the coding sequence GTGCTTCGGCAGGAATGTCTTCCTTCGTTGGAGTACAAAGCCTACGTCGGCCGTAAAAAGCTTTTTCTCCTTGGACTGGGAGGGCTGTGTCTGCTCCTCGGCCTGCTGTCCGTGGCCTGGGGCGCCGTAAGGATCCCCATATCCGACGTGCTCGAAGTCCTTTTCGGTCGAGGCGGAGGGCGAGCCAAAGTGATCGTCATGAACATCCGTCTGCCTCAAACTCTGGCCGCCATGCTGGCGGGAGGCGGACTGTCGCTTGCGGGGCTGGTCATGCAGGCGGTGCTGCGCAATCCCCTGGGCTCCCCGTTCACCTTGGGGATCTCCAACGCGGCCGCTTTCGGCGCGGCCTTCTCGATCATCGTCCTCGGCTCGGGAACGATGCAGAGCTCCGCGGCGGACGCGGTGACGATCATGAACCACTGGCTCGCGACGGGAGCGGCCTTCGCGGCCGCGCTGGCCTGCATGGGCATCGTGCTTTTCATCGTCTCCGTGACCGGCGGCGCGGGCGAAGTCATGGTGCTGGCGGGCGTCGCGCTGAGTTCGCTGTTTACCGCGGGGACCATGTTTCTTCAGTATTTCGCCGACGACGCCCAGCTGGCGGCTACCGTCTTCTGGACCTTCGGCGACGTTTCGCGCGCGTCGTGGCGCGAGATCCCCATGATGTCGGCGCTGTTGGCCCTTTCTTCGGCGCTGTTCTTTTACAGGCGCTTCGATCTGAACGCTTTGTGCTGCGGCGATGAGACCGCCTTGTCGCTGGGCGTCTCGGCCTCGTGGATCCGTCTCGAAGCCATGGTGGCAGCGTCGCTGCTTTCAGCCGTCATGGTGGCGTTTCTCGGCGTGATCGGTTTTGTCGGACTTGTCTGTCCTCATATGCTGCGTCGTTTTCTTGGAACCGACCATCGTTTTCTGATTCCCGGCTCGGTCCTGCTGGGAGCCATTCTTCTGACGGGCGCCGACATGGGAGCGCGGCTTCTGCTCGCGCCGCGCCTTCTTCCCGTTTCCGTCTTTACGGCGTTTATGGGCGCGCCGGTGTTCGTAGCGCTTCTGATGAAAAGGAGAAGCCGAAAATGA
- the hypF gene encoding carbamoyltransferase HypF gives MLIEKTYSVSGIVQGVGFRPLCVRIAHRNGIRGSVANTSDGVLLRLQGTEDAIARYMAELKRDCPDVALIVDLKLLEQKNVEQTDDDFIILKSVRSLRQRVLLPPDMATCRDCLADISAPANRRYRYAFTNCTNCGPRFSIVRELPYDRPKTTMSAFPMCPACRQEYADENDRRFHAQPNACPVCGPRLAYCDAQGQEIARDEKAFGLTIAALANGQIIAVKGLGGFHLACDATREEAVSLLRRRKRRPRRPFAVMVKNVAVAEKIVKLSAADTKLLMGARAPIILLERNDSNFLAPSVAPGLNRLGVMLPYTPLHHMIMEEFDALVMTSANLSGEPLVSENEEAYRRLAGICDGFLVHNRPIHMKIDDSVLLHHDSGPVLIRRARGYVPNPIIAARELAPVLAAGAEMKGTFAFSQDAMIFSSQYLGDMKEMGTAQFYEKALRHFLGLYNFAPERLVTDLHPLYLSTAVAKRIFSRLPALAVQHHYAHMMACLAENRVDSPALGIIMDGTGYGGDGSIWGGEILCGDAESFERCGHLKEFRLPGGDRAVMEPWRCGLSLLVEGCGAHEALELCQGLWPGRTAAARQLLNAWEAFPLTSSCGRLFDGLAAIVLKKETVSYDGEAAMELQAFAETHPALGTGLPFDVENSVIDWRPFVAALARPPHNVLFAAGAFHTRLAQALAQCAANVAGQTGIRLVALSGGCWQNGLLLKETLPLLRARGLTPLTHKLLSPNDECLSVGQAYIGGLRRNES, from the coding sequence ATGCTGATCGAAAAAACATACAGCGTCAGCGGCATCGTCCAGGGCGTCGGCTTCCGCCCGCTGTGCGTAAGAATCGCGCATCGCAACGGGATCCGCGGCTCCGTGGCAAACACTTCCGACGGCGTTCTGCTTCGCCTGCAGGGGACGGAGGACGCAATCGCACGGTACATGGCGGAACTGAAACGCGACTGCCCTGACGTGGCGCTGATCGTGGATCTCAAACTGCTCGAACAAAAGAACGTGGAACAGACCGATGACGATTTTATCATACTCAAAAGCGTACGTTCGCTTCGGCAGAGAGTCCTGCTTCCGCCCGACATGGCGACGTGCCGGGACTGCCTGGCCGACATCAGTGCCCCCGCCAACAGGCGTTACCGTTACGCCTTCACGAACTGCACGAACTGCGGCCCGCGCTTTTCGATCGTCAGGGAACTCCCCTACGACCGCCCCAAGACGACCATGTCGGCCTTTCCGATGTGCCCAGCGTGCCGACAGGAATACGCCGACGAAAACGACCGCCGCTTTCACGCCCAGCCGAACGCCTGTCCCGTTTGCGGCCCTCGCCTGGCGTATTGCGACGCTCAAGGGCAAGAGATAGCGCGGGATGAAAAAGCCTTCGGGCTGACGATCGCTGCACTTGCGAACGGCCAAATCATCGCCGTCAAGGGGCTGGGGGGCTTCCATCTGGCCTGCGACGCGACCCGGGAAGAGGCAGTCTCCCTGCTGCGCCGACGCAAGCGCCGTCCGCGCCGTCCCTTTGCGGTCATGGTCAAAAACGTCGCCGTCGCCGAAAAGATCGTGAAGCTGAGCGCCGCCGACACAAAGCTGCTGATGGGCGCACGAGCTCCTATTATACTGCTGGAACGGAACGATTCCAACTTTCTCGCTCCGTCGGTCGCGCCCGGCTTGAATCGTCTGGGCGTGATGCTCCCCTATACCCCGCTTCATCATATGATCATGGAAGAATTCGACGCCCTCGTGATGACGAGCGCCAATCTGAGCGGCGAGCCGCTCGTCTCCGAAAACGAGGAAGCGTATCGGCGCCTCGCCGGGATTTGCGACGGGTTCCTCGTCCACAACCGCCCGATCCACATGAAGATCGACGACTCCGTCCTGCTCCATCACGACAGCGGCCCCGTCCTGATCCGACGGGCGCGCGGCTACGTTCCCAATCCCATTATCGCCGCACGCGAGCTGGCGCCGGTGCTCGCCGCCGGCGCGGAGATGAAAGGGACTTTCGCGTTCAGCCAGGACGCCATGATCTTTTCCAGCCAATACCTGGGCGACATGAAGGAGATGGGAACCGCGCAGTTCTACGAAAAAGCCCTGCGGCACTTTCTCGGCCTCTACAACTTCGCTCCCGAGCGGCTCGTCACCGATCTGCATCCGCTTTACCTCTCCACCGCCGTGGCGAAGAGAATTTTCTCCCGGCTGCCGGCGCTTGCCGTGCAGCATCACTATGCCCACATGATGGCCTGTCTCGCGGAAAACCGCGTCGATTCTCCCGCCCTTGGCATCATCATGGATGGCACGGGATATGGCGGCGACGGCTCGATCTGGGGCGGAGAGATCCTCTGCGGCGACGCGGAAAGCTTCGAACGCTGCGGTCATCTCAAGGAATTCCGTCTGCCCGGAGGCGACCGCGCCGTCATGGAACCCTGGCGCTGCGGCCTGAGCCTGTTGGTGGAAGGCTGCGGCGCTCACGAGGCGCTTGAACTGTGCCAGGGCCTCTGGCCCGGACGAACCGCCGCCGCCCGGCAGCTTCTGAATGCCTGGGAGGCGTTTCCGCTCACAAGTTCCTGTGGACGCCTTTTCGACGGTCTGGCCGCGATCGTTCTGAAAAAAGAAACCGTCAGCTATGACGGCGAAGCGGCCATGGAACTGCAGGCTTTTGCGGAGACACATCCCGCGCTCGGTACCGGTTTGCCCTTTGACGTTGAAAACAGCGTCATCGACTGGCGCCCTTTCGTCGCCGCTCTGGCGCGGCCCCCGCACAACGTCCTTTTTGCGGCCGGGGCTTTTCACACGCGGCTGGCGCAGGCGCTGGCCCAGTGCGCAGCGAACGTTGCCGGTCAAACGGGTATCCGTCTGGTCGCCCTTTCCGGCGGCTGCTGGCAGAACGGCCTGCTCTTGAAAGAGACGCTGCCTCTGCTCCGCGCTCGGGGGCTGACG